A genomic window from Camelina sativa cultivar DH55 chromosome 2, Cs, whole genome shotgun sequence includes:
- the LOC109126396 gene encoding uncharacterized protein LOC109126396 — protein MGLSCLPLSPANGPNRDVAFKIPDNCDGCAKIMTETIPKFKGVASCVTDTKNQKIVVTGSFNEEKLLKKLKKVTCEDVEIVVKSEKKGDDIVPEEAAKAIEPNSDERKELEKFLMMYSDENPNAKCTIS, from the exons atgggttTGTCTTGCTTACCGCTTTCACCCGCAAATGGTCCTAACAG GGATGTCGCATTCAAGATACCGGATAACTGTGACGGATGTGCGAAAATTATGACTGAAACCATACCCAAATTCAAAG GAGTTGCATCATGTGTGACGGATACTAAGAACCAAAAGATTGTGGTCACTGGAAGTTTTAACGAGGAGAAGTTGTTGAAAAAACTCAAGAAAGTAACATGTGAAGACGTGGAGATTGTGGTCAAAAGTGAGAAGAAGGGTGATGACATTGTTCCAGAAGAGGCTGCAAAGGCTATTGAACCAAATAGTGATGAGCGTAAAGAATTGGAGAAGTTTCTGATGATGTATAGTGATGAAAATCCCAACGCCAAATGTACTATTTCGTAA